One genomic region from Myxocyprinus asiaticus isolate MX2 ecotype Aquarium Trade chromosome 27, UBuf_Myxa_2, whole genome shotgun sequence encodes:
- the LOC127418267 gene encoding RNA-binding motif protein, X chromosome-like isoform X3 gives MKDRETNKSRGFAFVTYENPGNAKDAAREMNGKPLDGKPIKVEQATKPQFESSGHRGPPTVHPRSRGPARGPRGSRGAPSREPYFKGMSSRGPPMKRGPPVRNGGPPPKRSAPSGPVGRPPLSRDRDPYGPPPRRELLISRRDDGPPPRDDHYSTRDGYSSRDFMSSRDTRDYAPPRDYPYREYPSHSSSRDEYGSGSRGYSDRDGFGGGREPRGYMERLSSGSYRDPYDGYGNSRSAPPSRGPPPSYSGSGGSSRYDDYGSSSRDGYGSRDRYPSSRSDPYCSSRGDRPGRQERGPPPPLDRGYPPREYRSSSRGMPRGGVRGGGRADRGMARSRY, from the exons TGAAACAAACAAATCTAGAGGTTTCGCCTTTGTAACCTATGAGAATCCTGGCAACGCAAAAGATGCAGCAAGGGAAATGAATGGAAAG cccctTGATGGAAAGCCTATTAAAGTAGAACAGGCCACAAAACCCCAGTTTGAGTCTTCAGGGCATCGCGGTCCACCAACAGTTCATCCACGGAGCCGTGGCCCTGCCAGAGGACCACGAGGGTCCAGAGGAGCACCAAGCAGAG AACCCTATTTTAAAGGCATGTCGTCCAGAGGCCCACCAATGAAGAGAGGCCCCCCAGTGCGGAATGGAGGCCCTCCACCCAAGAGATCTGCACCATCGGGGCCAGTGGGCAGAC CACCATTGTCAAGGGACAGGGATCCATATGGCCCCCCTCCACGCAGAGAATTGCTGATTTCAAGGAGGGATGATGGTCCTCCACCGCGTGATGACCACTATAGTACTAGAGACGG TTACTCCAGCCGTGACTTCATGAGCTCGCGTGACACCCGGGACTATGCTCCACCACGAGATTACCCATACCGGGAGTATCCGAGCCATTCCAGTTCCAGAGATGAATATGGGTCAGGGTCCAGAGGTTACAG TGATCGTGATGGATTCGGTGGTGGACGAGAGCCCAGGGGTTATATGGAGCGGCTGAGTTCAGGCTCCTACAGAGACCCTTATGATGGTTACG GTAACTCTCGAAGCGCCCCACCCTCAAGGGGTCCCCCTCCATCCTACAGTGGGAGTGGTGGAAGCAGTCGTTATGACGACTATGGCAGCAGTTCCCGGGATGGATATGGCAGTCGCGACCGTTATCCCAGCAGTCGGAGTGACCCATACTGCAGTAGTCGTGGTGACCGACCGGGTAGGCAAGAGCGGGGACCACCTCCCCCTCTTGATAGAGGCTATCCTCCTCGTGAATACAGAAGCTCAAGCCGTGGGATGCCTCGGGGTGGTGTCCGTGGAGGCGGTCGGGCAGATAGAGGAATGGCCCGGAGCCGATACTGA